A genome region from Cervus elaphus chromosome 18, mCerEla1.1, whole genome shotgun sequence includes the following:
- the ATG9B gene encoding autophagy-related protein 9B isoform X1 codes for MVRRMGWGGTRGRLGRWGDLGPGSVPLLPTPLPPLPPPPCRGPGVGRVSFSLSPVPPTRRAPSSAPPSASGLPCPVVQAPGASQPCHCAPPTHATPPAQPQPSMTPASAPPLWGSHSAPPPASGTPPPPRQCPQDSPGLRIGPLIPEQDYERLEDGDPEGSQDSPLHGEEQQPLLHVPEGLRGSWHHIQNLDSFFTKIYSYHQRNGFTCILLEDVFQLGQFIFIVTFTTFLLRCVDYSVLFANQPSNRTRPGPLHSKVTLSDAILPSSQCAQRICSSPLLVFLLILAAAFWLFQLLRSVCNLFSYWDIQVFYREALHIPPEELSSVPWAEVQSRLLALQRSGGLCVQPRPLTELDVHHRILRYTNYQVALANKGLLPARAALPWGGGAAFLSRGLALNVDLLLFRGPFSLFRGGWELPDAYKRGDRRAALAARWRRTVLLLAAANLALSPLVLAWQVLHAFYSHAELLRREPGALGTRRWSRLARLQLRHFNELPHELRARLARAYRPAAAFLRAAAPPAPLLALLARQLVFFAGAPLAALLLLTVYDEDVLAVEHVLTAMTALGIAATVARSFIPDEQGQGRSPQLLLQAALAHMHYLPEETGPAGRTSSYRQMARLLQYRAVSLVEELLSPVLTPLFLLFWFRPRALEIIDFFRHFTVDVAGVGDICSFALMDVKRHGHPQWLSEGQTEASLSQRAEDGKTELSLMRFSLVHPQWRPPGHSSKFLGHLRGRVQQDAAAWGASSLRSPPAPGILSTSPSPLPEAFLANLLVQPLRPPQDLSPTAPCPAAATASLLASLSRITQDSSCVSPGGTGGQKLAQLPELASAEMSLHAIYLHQLHQQQQQQQELWGEASASPLSRPWPSPPQTLSPDEEKPCWSSDGSSPASSPRQQWRAQRTQSLFPGGLQEPTDTQKEPGQATGTD; via the exons ATGGTGAGGCGAATGGGCTGGGGGGGGACCAGGGGGCGGTTGGGGCGGTGGGGAGACCTGGGGCCTGGATCCGTGCCCCTGCTCCCCACGCCactgcctcctcttcctcctcctccctgtcggggacctggggtggggagggtctccttctctctgtccccTGTCCCTCCCACAAGAAGGGCCCCTTCCTCAGCTCCTCCTTCAGCCTCGGGGCTCCCCTGCCCAGTGGTGCAGGCCCCAGGGGCTTCTCAGCCTTGCCACTGTGCCCCCCCCACCCACGCCACCCCCCCAGCGCAGCCCCAGCCCTCCATGACACCTGCCTCTGCTCCCCCTCTCTGGGGTTCCCACTCTGCCCCTCCCCCGGCCTCGgggactccccctcccccacgccAATGCCCCCAGGACTCTCCTGGGCTGCGGATAGGCCCTCTGATCCCCGAGCAGGATTACGAGCGGCTGGAGGACGGTGACCCCGAGGGGTCCCAAGATTCACCCCTCCATGGGGAGGAGCAGCAGCCCCTGCTTCACGTGCCGGAAGGGCTCCGAG GCTCCTGGCACCACATCCAGAACCTGGACAGCTTCTTTACCAAG ATCTACAGCTACCACCAGAGGAATGGCTTTACCTGTATCCTGCTGGAGGATGTCTTCCAGCTGGG ACAATTCATTTTCATCGTCACCTTCACAACCTTCCTCCTGCGTTGCGTGGATTACAGTGTTCTCTTTGCCAACCAACCAAGTAACCGAACACGACCTGGGCCACTCCACAGCAAAGTGACCTTGTCGGACGCCATCCTACCCTCCTCACAATGTGCCCAGCG GATCTGCTCCAGCCCCCTCTTGGTCTTCCTGCTGATCCTGGCTGCTGCCTTCTGGCTGTTCCAGCTGCTTCGCTCGGTCTGCAACCTCTTCAGCTACTGGGACATCCAGGTGTTTTACAGGGAGGCCCTGCACATCCCCCCG gaggagctcagctcggtgccctGGGCAGAGGTGCAGTCCCGCCTGCTGGCGCTGCAGAGGAGCGGGGGGCTGTGCGTGCAGCCGAGGCCGCTGACGGAGCTGGACGTCCACCACCGCATCCTGCGCTACACCAACTACCAGGTGGCGCTGGCCAACAAAGGGCTGCTGCCCGCCCGCGCCGCGCTGCCCTGGGGCGGTGGCGCGGCCTTCCTCAGCCGCGGCCTGGCGCTCAACGTCGACCTGCTCCTCTTCCGCGGGCCCTTCTCGCTCTTCCGCGGCGGCTGGGAGCTGCCCGACGCCTACAAGCGCGGCGACCGGCGGGCCGCCCTGGCCGCGCGCTGGCGGCGCACGGTGCTGCTGCTGGCGGCCGCGAACCTGGCGCTGAGCCCGCTGGTGCTGGCCTGGCAGGTGCTGCACGCCTTCTACAGCCACGCCGAGCTGCTGCGGCGCGAGCCCGGCGCGCTGGGGACGCGCCGCTGGTCCCGCCTGGCCCGCCTGCAGCTGCGCCACTTCAACGAGCTGCCGCACGAGCTGCGCGCGCGCCTGGCCCGCGCCTACCGCCCGGCCGCCGCCTTCCTGCGCGCCGCCGCGCCCCCCGCGCCCCTGCTGGCGCTGCTGGCCCGCCAGCTCGTCTTCTTCGCCGGCGCGCCCTTGGCCGCGCTGCTGCTGCTCACCGTGTACGACGAGGACGTGCTCGCCGTGGAGCACGTGCTCACTGCCATGACCGCGCTCGGGATCGCGGCCACGGTGGCCAG GTCTTTCATTCCGGATGAGCAAGGCCAAGGTCGTTCGCCGCAGCTCCTGCTGCAGGCGGCCTTGGCCCACATGCACTACCTCCCCGAGGAGACTGGCCCTGCCGGCAGGACCAGCTCTTACAGGCAGATGGCGCGGCTGTTGCAATACCGAGCG GTCTCCCTGGTGGAGGAGCTCCTGTCCCCTGTCCTCACACCCTTGTTTCTGCTCTTCTGGTTTCGGCCCCGGGCCTTGGAGATTATCGACTTCTTTCGGCACTTTACTGTGGACGTGGCGGGGGTCGGCGACATCTGCTCCTTTGCCCTCATGGACGTGAAGCGGCATGGACACCCTCAG TGGCTCTCTGAGGGACAGACCGAGGCCTCACTGTCTCAGCGCGCCGAGGACGGGAAGACAGAACTCTCCTTGATGAGGTTCTCCTTGGTTCACCCACAATGGCGCCCCCCAGGCCACAGCTCCAAGTTCCTGGGGCACCTGCGAGGCCGGGTTCAGCAAGACGCAGCCGCCTGGGGCGCCAGCTCGCTGCGCAGCCCCCCTGCCCCCGGGATCCTCAGCACCTCTCCGTCCCCTCTG CCGGAGGCCTTCCTGGCCAACCTCTTGGTGCAGCCCCTCCGGCCGCCTCAAGACCTCAGCCCTACAGCCCCCTGCCCGGCCGCAGCCACGGCTAGCCTCCTGGCTTCCCTTTCCCGAATTACCCAGGACTcaag CTGTGTGTCCCCGGGAGGCACTGGGGGCCAGAAGCTggcccagctcccagagcttgcatcTGCTGAGATGAGTCTCCATGCCATCTACCTGCACCAG ctccatcagcagcagcagcagcagcaggaactgTGGGGCGAGGCTTCAGCCTCCCCCCTGTCCCGGCCCTGGCCCAGCCCCCCACAGACCCTCTCTCCAGATGAGGAGAAGCCGTGCTGGTCCAGTGATG GCTCCAGCCCCGCCTCCAGCCCCAGACA
- the ATG9B gene encoding autophagy-related protein 9B isoform X2, whose amino-acid sequence MDSPGLRIGPLIPEQDYERLEDGDPEGSQDSPLHGEEQQPLLHVPEGLRGSWHHIQNLDSFFTKIYSYHQRNGFTCILLEDVFQLGQFIFIVTFTTFLLRCVDYSVLFANQPSNRTRPGPLHSKVTLSDAILPSSQCAQRICSSPLLVFLLILAAAFWLFQLLRSVCNLFSYWDIQVFYREALHIPPEELSSVPWAEVQSRLLALQRSGGLCVQPRPLTELDVHHRILRYTNYQVALANKGLLPARAALPWGGGAAFLSRGLALNVDLLLFRGPFSLFRGGWELPDAYKRGDRRAALAARWRRTVLLLAAANLALSPLVLAWQVLHAFYSHAELLRREPGALGTRRWSRLARLQLRHFNELPHELRARLARAYRPAAAFLRAAAPPAPLLALLARQLVFFAGAPLAALLLLTVYDEDVLAVEHVLTAMTALGIAATVARSFIPDEQGQGRSPQLLLQAALAHMHYLPEETGPAGRTSSYRQMARLLQYRAVSLVEELLSPVLTPLFLLFWFRPRALEIIDFFRHFTVDVAGVGDICSFALMDVKRHGHPQWLSEGQTEASLSQRAEDGKTELSLMRFSLVHPQWRPPGHSSKFLGHLRGRVQQDAAAWGASSLRSPPAPGILSTSPSPLPEAFLANLLVQPLRPPQDLSPTAPCPAAATASLLASLSRITQDSSCVSPGGTGGQKLAQLPELASAEMSLHAIYLHQLHQQQQQQQELWGEASASPLSRPWPSPPQTLSPDEEKPCWSSDGSSPASSPRQQWRAQRTQSLFPGGLQEPTDTQKEPGQATGTD is encoded by the exons ATG GACTCTCCTGGGCTGCGGATAGGCCCTCTGATCCCCGAGCAGGATTACGAGCGGCTGGAGGACGGTGACCCCGAGGGGTCCCAAGATTCACCCCTCCATGGGGAGGAGCAGCAGCCCCTGCTTCACGTGCCGGAAGGGCTCCGAG GCTCCTGGCACCACATCCAGAACCTGGACAGCTTCTTTACCAAG ATCTACAGCTACCACCAGAGGAATGGCTTTACCTGTATCCTGCTGGAGGATGTCTTCCAGCTGGG ACAATTCATTTTCATCGTCACCTTCACAACCTTCCTCCTGCGTTGCGTGGATTACAGTGTTCTCTTTGCCAACCAACCAAGTAACCGAACACGACCTGGGCCACTCCACAGCAAAGTGACCTTGTCGGACGCCATCCTACCCTCCTCACAATGTGCCCAGCG GATCTGCTCCAGCCCCCTCTTGGTCTTCCTGCTGATCCTGGCTGCTGCCTTCTGGCTGTTCCAGCTGCTTCGCTCGGTCTGCAACCTCTTCAGCTACTGGGACATCCAGGTGTTTTACAGGGAGGCCCTGCACATCCCCCCG gaggagctcagctcggtgccctGGGCAGAGGTGCAGTCCCGCCTGCTGGCGCTGCAGAGGAGCGGGGGGCTGTGCGTGCAGCCGAGGCCGCTGACGGAGCTGGACGTCCACCACCGCATCCTGCGCTACACCAACTACCAGGTGGCGCTGGCCAACAAAGGGCTGCTGCCCGCCCGCGCCGCGCTGCCCTGGGGCGGTGGCGCGGCCTTCCTCAGCCGCGGCCTGGCGCTCAACGTCGACCTGCTCCTCTTCCGCGGGCCCTTCTCGCTCTTCCGCGGCGGCTGGGAGCTGCCCGACGCCTACAAGCGCGGCGACCGGCGGGCCGCCCTGGCCGCGCGCTGGCGGCGCACGGTGCTGCTGCTGGCGGCCGCGAACCTGGCGCTGAGCCCGCTGGTGCTGGCCTGGCAGGTGCTGCACGCCTTCTACAGCCACGCCGAGCTGCTGCGGCGCGAGCCCGGCGCGCTGGGGACGCGCCGCTGGTCCCGCCTGGCCCGCCTGCAGCTGCGCCACTTCAACGAGCTGCCGCACGAGCTGCGCGCGCGCCTGGCCCGCGCCTACCGCCCGGCCGCCGCCTTCCTGCGCGCCGCCGCGCCCCCCGCGCCCCTGCTGGCGCTGCTGGCCCGCCAGCTCGTCTTCTTCGCCGGCGCGCCCTTGGCCGCGCTGCTGCTGCTCACCGTGTACGACGAGGACGTGCTCGCCGTGGAGCACGTGCTCACTGCCATGACCGCGCTCGGGATCGCGGCCACGGTGGCCAG GTCTTTCATTCCGGATGAGCAAGGCCAAGGTCGTTCGCCGCAGCTCCTGCTGCAGGCGGCCTTGGCCCACATGCACTACCTCCCCGAGGAGACTGGCCCTGCCGGCAGGACCAGCTCTTACAGGCAGATGGCGCGGCTGTTGCAATACCGAGCG GTCTCCCTGGTGGAGGAGCTCCTGTCCCCTGTCCTCACACCCTTGTTTCTGCTCTTCTGGTTTCGGCCCCGGGCCTTGGAGATTATCGACTTCTTTCGGCACTTTACTGTGGACGTGGCGGGGGTCGGCGACATCTGCTCCTTTGCCCTCATGGACGTGAAGCGGCATGGACACCCTCAG TGGCTCTCTGAGGGACAGACCGAGGCCTCACTGTCTCAGCGCGCCGAGGACGGGAAGACAGAACTCTCCTTGATGAGGTTCTCCTTGGTTCACCCACAATGGCGCCCCCCAGGCCACAGCTCCAAGTTCCTGGGGCACCTGCGAGGCCGGGTTCAGCAAGACGCAGCCGCCTGGGGCGCCAGCTCGCTGCGCAGCCCCCCTGCCCCCGGGATCCTCAGCACCTCTCCGTCCCCTCTG CCGGAGGCCTTCCTGGCCAACCTCTTGGTGCAGCCCCTCCGGCCGCCTCAAGACCTCAGCCCTACAGCCCCCTGCCCGGCCGCAGCCACGGCTAGCCTCCTGGCTTCCCTTTCCCGAATTACCCAGGACTcaag CTGTGTGTCCCCGGGAGGCACTGGGGGCCAGAAGCTggcccagctcccagagcttgcatcTGCTGAGATGAGTCTCCATGCCATCTACCTGCACCAG ctccatcagcagcagcagcagcagcaggaactgTGGGGCGAGGCTTCAGCCTCCCCCCTGTCCCGGCCCTGGCCCAGCCCCCCACAGACCCTCTCTCCAGATGAGGAGAAGCCGTGCTGGTCCAGTGATG GCTCCAGCCCCGCCTCCAGCCCCAGACA
- the ABCB8 gene encoding mitochondrial potassium channel ATP-binding subunit, with the protein MLVHLFRVGIRGGPVPGKPLLPLRFQTFSAIRSSDGRPSACLLGAVARLRSQLRARLPRAPPAPIRSPSAWRWVGGVLLGPLVLSKCPRLGLVALCEAEEGPPARSRPCVLEPRFNWTLFWQFLRPHLLVLGAAVVLALGAALVNVQIPLLLGQLVEIVAKYTRDHAGSFLTESRSLSTHLLLLYGLQGLLTFGYLVLLSRIGERMAVDLRRALFCNLLRQDIAFFDAKRTGQLVSRLTTDVQEFKSSFKLVVSQGLRSCTQVAGCLVSLSMLSTRLTLLLMVATPALMGVGTLMGSALRKLSRQCQEQVARATGVADEALGNVRTVRAFAMEQREEERYGAELEGSRCKAEELGRGIALFQGLSNIAFNCMVLGTLFIGGSLVAGQQLTGGDLMSFLVASQTVQRSMANLSILFGQVVRGLSAGARVFEYMTLSPGIPLSGGCSLPREHLRGSITFHNVSFSYPCRPGFPVLRDFSLTLPPGKIVALVGQSGGGKTTVASLLERFYDPTAGVVTLDGQDLRTLDPSWLRGQVIGFISQEPVLFGTTIMENIRFGKVDASDEEVYAAAREANAHEFITSFPEGYNTIVGERGATLSGGQKQRLAIARALIKQPAVLILDEATSALDSESERVVQEALDRASAGRTVLVIAHRLSTVRGAHQIVVMAHGRVCEVGTHEELLKKGGLYSELIRRQALDTPPPEPPRVLGHRHSKS; encoded by the exons ATGCTGGTGCACTTGTTTCGAGTCGGGATTCGGGGTGGCCCCGTCCCAGGCAAGCCGTTGCTACCCCTCCGCTTCCAGACATTCTCGGCTATCAG GTCCTCCGATGGCCGCCCCAGCGCCTGCCTCCTCGGGGCCGTGGCCCGGCTGCGCTCCCAGCTCCGGGCCCGCCTCCCTCGAGCACCTCCAGCTCCCATCCGGAGCCCCTCTGCCTGGCGCTGGGTTGGGGGAGTCCTCCTGGGCCCCCTGGTTCTGAGTAAGTGCCCCCGCCTCGGCCTTGTGGCACTGTGTGAGGCAGAAGAGGGCCCCCCGGCCCGCTCCAGACCCTGTGTCCTGGAGCCCCGCTTTAACTGGACGCTCTTCTGGCAGTTTCTGCGCCCCCACCTGCTGGTCCTGGGGGCAGCCGTCGTG ctggCGCTGGGCGCAGCCCTGGTGAATGTGCAGATCCCCCTGCTCCTGGGGCAGCTGGTGGAGATTGTGGCTAAGTACACGAGGGACCACGCGGGCAGCTTCCTGACGGAGTCCCGGAGCCTCAGCACCCACCTGCTCCTCCTCTACGGCCTGCAG GGCCTGCTGACCTTCGGGTACCTGGTGCTACTGTCCCGCATCGGCGAGCGCATGGCGGTGGACCTGCGAAGGGCGCTTTTCTGCAACCTGCTCCG CCAAGACATCGCGTTCTTTGACGCTAAGAGGACAGGGCAGCTGGTGAGCCGACTGACGACCGACGTGCAGGAGTTTAAATCCTCCTTCAAACTCGTCGTCTCCCAG GGGCTGCGGAGCTGCACGCAGGTGGCCGGCTGCCTGGTGTCCCTGTCCATGCTCTCCACGCGCCTCACTCTGCTGCTGATGGTGGCCACGCCTGCCCTGATGGGAGTTGGCACCCTGATGGGCTCAGCTCTCAGAAAACTGTCTCGCCAGTGTCAGGAGCAG GTCGCCAGGGCAACAGGTGTGGCAGATGAGGCCCTGGGCAACGTTCGGACCGTGCGCGCCTTCGCCATGGAGCAGCGGGAGGAGGA ACGCTACGGAGCGGAGCTGGAGGGGTCCCGCTGTAaggcagaggagctgggcagaggCATCGCCTTGTTCCAGGGGCTCTCCAACATTGCCTTCAACT GCATGGTCTTGGGCACCCTGTTTATTGGGGGCTCCCTCGTGGCCGGGCAGCAGCTGACGGGGGGAGACCTCATGTCCTTCCTGGTGGCTTCCCAGACTGTGCAGAG GTCCATGGCCAACCTCTCCATCCTGTTCGGTCAG GTGGTGCGGGGGCTCAGCGCGGGCGCCCGGGTCTTCGAGTACATGACCCTGAGCCCCGGCATCCCGCTCAGCGGGGGCTGCAGCCTGCCCCGGGAGCACCTGCGCGGCTCTATCACCTTTCACAATGTCTCCTTCAG CTACCCCTGCCGCCCCGGCTTCCCCGTGCTCAGAGACTTCAGCCTCACGCTGCCCCCAGGCAAGATCGTGGCCCTGGTGGGCCAGTCCGGGGGAG gaaAGACCACCGTGGCCTCCCTGCTCGAGCGCTTCTACGACCCCACAGCGGGTGTGGTGACGCTGGACGGGCAGGACCTGCGCACCCTCGACCCCTCCTGGCTCCGGGGCCAGGTCATTGGCTTCATCAGCCAG gagCCCGTCCTGTTTGGAACCACAATCATGGAGAACATTCGTTTCGGGAAGGTGGATGCCTCTGACGAAGAGGTTTATGCAGCCGCCCGGGAAGCCAACGCTCACGAGTTCATCACCAGCTTCCCGGAGGGCTACAACACTATCGTGG gtGAGCGGGGTGCAACCCTGTCTGGCGGCCAGAAGCAGCGCCTGGCCATCGCCCGAGCACTCATCAAGCAGCCCGCCGTGCTGATCCTGGACGAGGCGACCAGCGCGCTGGACTCGGAGTCTGAGAGGGTGGTGCAAGAGGCCCTGGACCGCGCCAGCGCCGGGCGCACCGTGCTCGTCATCGCCCACCGGCTCAGCACCGTGCGTGGCGCCCACCAGATCGTCGTCATGGCCCACGGCCGGGTCTGCGAG GTGGGGACGCATGAGGAGCTCCTGAAGAAGGGCGGGCTCTACTCAGAGCTCATCCGGAGACAGGCCCTGGACACCCCGCCTCCGGAGCCGCCCCGAGTCCTTGGGCACCGGCACTCCAAGTCCTGA